In Candidatus Zixiibacteriota bacterium, the following proteins share a genomic window:
- a CDS encoding thiolase domain-containing protein, whose translation MRDVCIVGAGMSKWGEVWRRSFRQLFVDAATAAIKDSGVDHLDSLYVGCMSGGLFAQQEHVGAICADYLGMAGLPAMRVESACASGGMALRAAFIEVGSGVSDIVMASGLEKMTDVDGDGATAALAGAADQEYEVFHGATFPGLYAMMAHAHMAKYGTTSEMMAAVAVKNHHNGAMNPVAQYPFEITVEGVLNSVMVADPLHILDCSPITDGAAAAIVTTEEIAKKLGKPYVKIIGSGVATDTIALAQRDDMTTIKAATIAADRAFKMAGKKLSDVQFTEVHDCFTISELVILESLGLYEPGKAGPATLAGETALDGKFPVNSSGGLKCKGHPVGATGVAQAIEVFKQLTGQAEGGRQIPGSPKVGMTHNMGGSGASSVVHIMEVA comes from the coding sequence ATGAGAGATGTTTGTATCGTCGGCGCCGGCATGAGTAAGTGGGGAGAAGTATGGCGTCGTTCGTTTAGGCAGTTGTTTGTTGACGCTGCCACCGCTGCGATCAAGGACTCCGGCGTGGATCACCTTGATTCGCTTTATGTCGGATGTATGTCCGGCGGCTTGTTCGCGCAGCAGGAGCATGTTGGCGCTATCTGCGCCGACTATCTCGGCATGGCCGGACTTCCCGCGATGCGGGTCGAGTCGGCTTGTGCATCGGGTGGTATGGCATTGCGTGCGGCCTTTATCGAAGTCGGTTCCGGTGTGTCCGATATCGTCATGGCTTCCGGTCTTGAGAAAATGACCGACGTTGACGGCGACGGCGCCACGGCTGCCCTGGCCGGCGCCGCCGATCAGGAGTACGAAGTGTTCCACGGCGCGACATTCCCCGGTCTGTATGCTATGATGGCGCACGCCCACATGGCCAAGTACGGCACGACCAGTGAAATGATGGCCGCCGTTGCGGTGAAGAACCATCACAACGGTGCAATGAATCCGGTCGCGCAGTATCCGTTTGAGATTACTGTCGAAGGCGTGTTGAACTCCGTTATGGTGGCCGATCCGCTGCACATTCTGGATTGTTCACCGATCACCGACGGTGCCGCGGCCGCTATAGTGACCACCGAAGAGATCGCCAAGAAGCTCGGCAAGCCATACGTCAAGATCATCGGGTCCGGTGTCGCTACCGACACAATTGCGTTGGCCCAGCGTGATGACATGACCACGATCAAGGCCGCCACGATCGCAGCCGACCGGGCGTTCAAGATGGCCGGTAAGAAACTCTCCGACGTACAGTTTACCGAAGTGCACGACTGTTTCACGATTTCCGAGTTGGTCATTCTCGAATCACTCGGTTTGTATGAACCGGGCAAAGCGGGTCCGGCGACTCTGGCCGGCGAGACGGCGCTGGACGGCAAGTTCCCGGTTAACTCATCCGGTGGACTCAAGTGCAAGGGGCATCCGGTAGGTGCTACCGGTGTGGCTCAGGCTATCGAGGTTTTCAAACAGTTGACCGGACAAGCCGAAGGTGGGCGACAGATCCCCGGCTCGCCCAAGGTCGGAATGACTCACAACATGGGCGGCTCCGGCGCGTCTTCCGTTGTTCACATCATGGAGGTGGCGTAA
- the dcm gene encoding DNA (cytosine-5-)-methyltransferase — translation MLERIKHLAPGGKMGDLPEHLQHESFIRTGSKKTGGPNMRLLRLEMDKPSLTVTAYVFNKFVHPVEDRYITPREAACLQDFPDDWVFVGSLGEVHHQIGNAVPVNLAEALARSVAQFLEGRGIVGDVAIASYFCGAGGLDLGFERVSSGLVRFRTEFATDIDKACGNTIEVNRPSWNFFLGDITKFSGEAVLDHMGGNPVVVIGGPPCQPFSVAGKQKATTDPLGQLYRDYIEHVSILNPEVVILENVYGLRQVKSSNVLLEINSAFAGIGYQVKHLELLAADYGTPQMRRRLIFVATRGTNDFVFPTPTHSAEANIFGNTVYAGAGSSFAHLPEATSIDSLPARKMSLPLVHLRSLA, via the coding sequence GTGCTTGAGCGTATCAAGCATCTGGCTCCGGGTGGGAAGATGGGGGACTTACCAGAACATCTTCAACACGAGAGCTTCATACGGACAGGTTCCAAGAAGACCGGTGGTCCTAACATGCGATTACTGCGCCTCGAAATGGACAAGCCAAGTCTCACAGTCACGGCATATGTCTTTAACAAGTTTGTTCATCCAGTCGAGGATCGATACATAACGCCCAGGGAGGCTGCGTGTCTTCAAGACTTTCCAGATGATTGGGTCTTCGTTGGCAGTCTAGGTGAAGTTCACCATCAGATAGGAAACGCGGTTCCTGTCAATCTTGCAGAGGCATTGGCTCGTTCGGTTGCACAGTTCTTGGAAGGGAGAGGAATTGTCGGTGATGTTGCGATCGCTTCCTACTTTTGTGGAGCTGGGGGACTTGACCTTGGTTTCGAACGCGTATCTTCTGGCTTAGTAAGATTCAGGACAGAGTTTGCCACGGATATTGACAAGGCCTGCGGGAATACAATCGAAGTCAACCGCCCTAGTTGGAATTTCTTTCTCGGTGATATTACTAAATTCTCAGGAGAAGCGGTCCTAGATCACATGGGAGGCAACCCAGTCGTGGTTATTGGTGGACCACCTTGTCAGCCTTTCAGTGTGGCTGGGAAACAGAAGGCAACAACCGATCCGTTGGGACAGCTTTATCGAGATTATATCGAGCACGTCTCCATTCTGAATCCGGAAGTAGTAATCTTGGAAAATGTGTATGGGTTGAGACAGGTGAAAAGCTCCAACGTTCTTCTGGAGATAAACTCGGCTTTCGCTGGAATCGGGTACCAAGTGAAGCATCTGGAGTTACTAGCGGCAGACTATGGCACGCCTCAAATGCGACGAAGGCTGATATTCGTGGCGACAAGAGGCACGAATGATTTTGTGTTTCCAACACCGACCCATTCTGCTGAGGCAAACATCTTTGGAAATACTGTTTATGCCGGCGCCGGATCATCTTTTGCTCACCTACCCGAGGCTACTAGTATTGACAGTCTGCCAGCTCGGAAGATGTCGCTACCACTTGTTCATCTACGCTCCCTAGCCTGA
- a CDS encoding J domain-containing protein: MSKDFYDILGVNDSASADEIKKQFRKLAMKYHPDRNHGDKAAEDKFKTISEAYETLSDPKKKQEYDTMRKYGAFTGAGAGGGGQADFSQFFRQGGPRGGGFQTFRSGGLDGLDGFEDILNSLFGGGGGGSAEFSFSTGGRPKRGRGRQQRQQNQQGVPNLEASVAIGFMEAVQGTTRELTLQPIGRKLKVKIPAGINNGGKIRLRGQGQPDPYTGQNSDLIITVNVMPDKDFERKGNDVYTKVKVSFKDAILGTTVGVKTLTKRVSLTLRPGTQPGTLMRLKGLGLAVGNKTGDCYVRIDVEIPETITDEQRKVLEEWEG, encoded by the coding sequence GTGAGCAAGGATTTCTACGACATACTCGGCGTGAACGACTCGGCCTCGGCCGATGAGATCAAAAAGCAGTTCCGCAAACTGGCCATGAAATACCACCCCGATCGTAACCATGGCGACAAAGCGGCCGAAGACAAGTTCAAGACGATCTCCGAAGCATACGAGACGCTCTCCGATCCGAAGAAGAAACAAGAGTACGACACCATGCGCAAGTATGGTGCTTTCACCGGCGCTGGTGCCGGCGGTGGGGGACAGGCGGACTTTTCACAGTTCTTTCGGCAGGGTGGTCCGCGGGGCGGCGGTTTTCAGACCTTTCGTTCCGGTGGTCTTGATGGCCTGGACGGATTTGAGGATATTCTGAACTCGCTGTTCGGTGGTGGGGGAGGTGGAAGTGCCGAGTTCAGTTTTTCCACCGGCGGACGACCGAAGAGAGGGCGTGGCCGCCAACAAAGACAACAAAACCAGCAAGGCGTACCGAACCTTGAAGCATCGGTGGCGATTGGATTCATGGAAGCGGTGCAGGGCACCACGCGTGAATTAACGCTTCAGCCAATCGGCCGCAAGCTCAAAGTCAAGATACCGGCCGGGATCAATAACGGCGGTAAGATTCGTCTGCGTGGTCAGGGGCAGCCCGATCCATACACAGGACAAAACAGCGACCTCATAATAACGGTGAATGTCATGCCGGATAAAGATTTCGAACGCAAGGGAAACGATGTATACACTAAAGTGAAAGTGTCGTTCAAAGATGCTATCCTTGGCACCACAGTTGGCGTTAAGACATTGACAAAGAGAGTATCCTTGACACTCAGACCGGGTACCCAGCCGGGGACACTGATGCGATTGAAAGGTCTCGGCCTCGCAGTCGGCAACAAGACCGGCGACTGCTATGTTCGCATCGACGTCGAGATACCTGAGACAATCACGGACGAGCAGAGGAAGGTTCTTGAAGAGTGGGAGGGGTAA
- a CDS encoding class I SAM-dependent methyltransferase: protein MPGYYDEKLSADRLRRCYDMAPPRVVQYLKAEVEHVLGSIGSQSTVLELGCGYGRVLNRLAEKATHCLGIDTSRGSLSTARELLEQQSNLQLAQMDAVDTALATASFDVVVCIQNGISAFHVDQRALMQEAVRITRPGGVALFSTYAERFWEHRLEWFEVQAKAGLLGEIDHDATGDGVIVCKDGFRATTVSPDQFRVLTSGLDAGVKLYEVDESSLFCEIRV, encoded by the coding sequence ATGCCCGGCTACTACGATGAAAAACTGTCCGCCGACCGGCTCAGGCGATGTTACGACATGGCGCCACCAAGAGTCGTGCAATATCTAAAGGCCGAAGTCGAGCATGTGCTGGGCTCTATCGGTTCTCAATCCACGGTCCTGGAACTCGGGTGCGGCTATGGACGAGTGCTCAATCGCCTGGCCGAGAAAGCAACCCACTGCCTGGGCATCGACACATCGCGGGGCAGTTTGTCAACGGCGCGTGAATTGCTGGAACAACAATCCAATTTGCAACTGGCTCAGATGGACGCGGTCGACACGGCCCTGGCCACCGCCAGTTTCGATGTCGTCGTTTGCATCCAAAACGGTATCTCGGCCTTCCACGTTGACCAAAGAGCACTCATGCAAGAGGCTGTTCGAATCACCAGGCCGGGTGGAGTGGCGTTGTTCTCTACCTATGCCGAGCGCTTTTGGGAACATCGGCTGGAATGGTTCGAGGTGCAGGCAAAGGCCGGGCTGCTTGGAGAGATCGACCACGATGCCACCGGCGACGGGGTGATCGTGTGTAAGGATGGATTCCGGGCGACGACAGTCTCCCCCGATCAATTCCGAGTCCTGACCTCAGGGCTCGATGCGGGAGTGAAGCTCTACGAAGTGGACGAGTCGAGTTTGTTTTGTGAGATTAGGGTGTGA
- a CDS encoding Zn-ribbon domain-containing OB-fold protein: MTMFSSRSWREFPQRYRLEASKFKKSGKTYYPPRDVEPVTGDTEQEIVRLPDIGKVVTYTVIRIAPGQWGDEGPYALAIVELTDGTRLMAQMTDCNVDEVKIGMEVRMEFRRIQAEGSAGVLSYGHKAVPKWF, translated from the coding sequence ATGACTATGTTTAGCTCGCGCAGTTGGCGGGAGTTCCCGCAGCGCTACCGTCTGGAAGCGTCGAAATTCAAAAAGAGCGGCAAGACGTATTATCCGCCGCGCGATGTCGAGCCGGTAACGGGTGACACCGAACAGGAAATCGTTCGGCTGCCCGACATCGGCAAGGTTGTTACCTACACGGTCATTCGCATTGCGCCGGGGCAGTGGGGCGATGAAGGGCCCTACGCGCTGGCCATTGTCGAACTGACCGATGGTACGCGCTTGATGGCACAGATGACTGACTGCAATGTCGACGAAGTCAAGATCGGCATGGAGGTGCGGATGGAGTTCCGTCGCATCCAAGCCGAGGGCAGCGCCGGTGTTTTGAGTTACGGCCACAAAGCCGTCCCGAAGTGGTTTTGA
- the dnaK gene encoding molecular chaperone DnaK, whose amino-acid sequence MSRIIGIDLGTTNSVVSVIEANEPTVIANSEGGRTTPSVVAINSNGERLVGTVAKRQAVTNPLNTVFSIKRFLGRRFDEVREEIKNYPYKVKANGKGEPVVEMGGSDHAPSEISAMVLSKMKKTAEEYLGHAVKEAVITVPAYFNDSQRQATKDAGRIAGLDVKRIINEPTAAALAYGMDKKKKGKVAVYDLGGGTFDISILELQEGVFEVLSTNGDTHLGGDDFDKHIIDWLVDEFKKSDGIDLSKDPTALQRLKETAEKAKIELSSTVQTTINLPFVTADASGPKHLNIMLSRAKYEQLVDDLLQRSMKPVAQALTDANLKINQIDDVILVGGMTRMPKVRELVKEFFGVEPNRSVNPDEVVALGAAIQGGVLSGDVKSVLLLDITPLSLGIETLGGVMTRLIERNSTIPTKKAQVFSTAADNQPQVDIHVLQGEREMSVDNKSIGRFALAGIPPAPRGMPQIEVTFDIDANGILNVSARDLATGQEQNVRIEASSGLSEADIDKMIDDAKAHEADDKEKKRHVETRNQADQAVFQSEKQLKEYGDKLSDDNKGKLQAATDRVKQALESNNNAEIASSSEALNQLWQQASAEMYQQAQPGPSAETSQAGDNGASGTSGSDENIVDAEFEEVKHT is encoded by the coding sequence ATGTCGAGAATAATCGGAATCGATCTTGGGACCACCAACAGTGTGGTATCCGTTATCGAAGCAAACGAACCGACTGTAATCGCCAACTCAGAGGGTGGTCGCACGACCCCGTCGGTGGTTGCGATAAATAGTAACGGCGAACGACTGGTCGGCACGGTGGCCAAGCGTCAGGCAGTGACCAATCCGCTGAACACAGTGTTTTCTATCAAGCGCTTTCTCGGGCGACGATTCGACGAAGTGCGCGAAGAGATCAAGAACTACCCATACAAAGTGAAAGCCAACGGCAAAGGCGAACCGGTCGTGGAAATGGGCGGCAGCGACCATGCCCCAAGCGAGATTTCGGCCATGGTTCTGTCCAAGATGAAAAAAACGGCCGAGGAGTATCTTGGCCACGCCGTCAAAGAAGCTGTGATTACGGTTCCGGCCTACTTCAATGACAGCCAGCGTCAAGCGACCAAAGACGCCGGGCGGATCGCCGGACTGGATGTCAAACGAATCATCAACGAACCAACCGCGGCCGCCCTGGCTTACGGTATGGACAAGAAGAAGAAAGGCAAAGTGGCTGTCTACGATCTCGGTGGCGGGACTTTTGATATCTCCATCCTTGAACTTCAAGAGGGAGTTTTCGAGGTTCTATCTACAAACGGTGACACCCATCTCGGCGGCGATGATTTCGATAAGCATATCATCGACTGGCTGGTTGACGAGTTCAAGAAGTCCGACGGTATCGACCTGTCCAAGGACCCGACGGCGCTCCAGCGTCTGAAAGAAACGGCCGAAAAAGCCAAGATCGAACTGAGCTCAACAGTGCAGACGACTATCAATCTGCCGTTCGTGACCGCCGACGCTTCCGGTCCGAAGCACTTGAACATCATGCTGTCCCGGGCCAAATACGAACAGTTGGTGGATGATCTCTTGCAGCGGTCGATGAAACCGGTCGCACAGGCGTTGACCGACGCCAATCTCAAGATCAACCAAATCGATGACGTAATTCTGGTCGGCGGTATGACGCGGATGCCAAAGGTACGCGAGTTGGTCAAAGAGTTCTTCGGTGTCGAACCGAACCGTTCCGTTAACCCGGACGAAGTGGTGGCCCTGGGCGCCGCTATTCAGGGCGGCGTGCTCTCAGGCGATGTCAAGAGCGTCCTGCTGCTCGATATTACCCCGTTGTCGCTGGGTATCGAGACTCTTGGCGGCGTGATGACTCGACTGATCGAACGCAACTCTACTATCCCGACCAAAAAGGCGCAGGTTTTTTCGACCGCGGCGGACAACCAGCCGCAGGTTGATATCCATGTCCTTCAGGGTGAGCGTGAAATGTCGGTAGATAACAAATCTATCGGGCGGTTTGCGCTGGCCGGAATACCACCGGCGCCGCGCGGCATGCCGCAGATTGAGGTGACGTTCGATATCGATGCCAACGGAATTCTCAATGTTTCGGCCAGGGACCTCGCCACCGGTCAGGAACAGAACGTCCGTATCGAGGCATCCTCCGGCCTGTCCGAGGCGGACATTGACAAGATGATTGATGACGCCAAGGCGCATGAGGCCGATGACAAGGAAAAGAAACGCCATGTAGAAACCCGCAACCAGGCCGACCAGGCTGTCTTCCAGAGCGAGAAACAGCTCAAGGAGTATGGTGACAAACTTTCCGATGACAACAAGGGAAAACTTCAAGCGGCTACCGACCGGGTTAAACAGGCGTTAGAGTCGAACAATAACGCCGAGATAGCATCCTCGTCCGAAGCATTGAACCAGTTGTGGCAGCAGGCGTCGGCTGAGATGTATCAACAGGCGCAGCCGGGACCGTCGGCAGAAACATCGCAGGCAGGTGACAACGGCGCATCCGGTACCTCTGGCTCCGATGAGAACATTGTCGATGCTGAGTTCGAGGAGGTGAAGCACACATAA
- a CDS encoding Hsp20/alpha crystallin family protein — protein MTYLVAHNRMAREMDRVFGSLFGSQAHTSTEADEFTPRVNIVETENDVSLTFEVPGLEKGDIKVTVTDGVLTVTGERKSESTEDGQSIVRNEFSFGKFSRSFTLPDNYDAGKVAADYKNGLLEVTLPRKEETKPKEIEVKVG, from the coding sequence ATGACGTACTTAGTAGCTCACAACCGGATGGCCAGAGAGATGGATCGGGTATTTGGCTCACTGTTTGGCAGCCAGGCTCACACCTCAACTGAAGCCGACGAGTTCACGCCGAGGGTCAATATCGTCGAGACTGAGAACGATGTCTCGCTAACCTTTGAAGTTCCCGGTCTCGAAAAGGGTGACATCAAAGTCACCGTTACTGATGGTGTCCTCACCGTCACAGGTGAACGCAAGTCCGAATCCACCGAGGACGGCCAGAGCATTGTCCGCAACGAATTCAGCTTCGGCAAGTTCAGCCGCTCGTTCACCCTGCCGGACAACTACGATGCCGGAAAAGTCGCAGCCGACTACAAGAACGGCTTGCTGGAAGTAACGCTTCCGCGCAAGGAGGAGACCAAGCCGAAAGAGATCGAAGTCAAGGTAGGTTGA
- a CDS encoding hydroxymethylglutaryl-CoA synthase, with the protein MAGIVGYGAHVPRHRIKVEEIAKVWGADAPSYKKGLMLREKSVPPPDMDTITLSVEATRRALIRAQNVDPKDIGAIYIGSESHPYAVKPSGTTVAEAIGATPDIHCADFEFACKAGSEAMFVAMSHVDAGHMDYALGIAADTSQGAPSDALEFSAAAGAAAFIMGKENLIAECVDTHSYMTDMPDFWRREHEFYPQHAGRFTGEEAYFATTKGASNALLKKSGMKPADFKYAIFHQPNGKFPQRVSRELGFTQEQIDPGWLAPRLGNTYSGASPIGLSATLDVSDPGDMIFMCSYGSGAGADSFIWKVTDRINEVRDLTVRTHKLLDENVTYIDYGTYAKFRHKIKKNY; encoded by the coding sequence ATGGCAGGAATTGTCGGCTACGGCGCCCATGTACCCCGACACCGGATCAAGGTCGAAGAGATCGCCAAGGTGTGGGGAGCGGACGCCCCCAGCTACAAGAAAGGTCTGATGCTGCGGGAGAAATCGGTCCCGCCGCCGGACATGGACACAATCACACTTTCGGTTGAGGCAACGCGCCGCGCTCTGATTCGCGCGCAGAATGTCGACCCGAAAGATATCGGTGCCATCTATATCGGCTCGGAATCGCATCCGTATGCGGTCAAGCCGTCAGGCACCACGGTGGCCGAGGCGATTGGCGCAACACCGGACATTCATTGCGCCGATTTTGAGTTTGCCTGCAAAGCGGGCTCGGAAGCCATGTTCGTGGCCATGAGTCACGTCGATGCCGGGCACATGGATTACGCTCTTGGTATCGCGGCAGATACGTCGCAGGGTGCGCCGTCGGACGCGCTTGAGTTTTCAGCTGCCGCAGGTGCGGCCGCCTTCATTATGGGTAAAGAAAACTTGATCGCTGAATGTGTCGACACGCATTCATACATGACCGACATGCCGGATTTTTGGCGGCGTGAACATGAGTTCTACCCGCAGCACGCCGGACGGTTCACCGGTGAGGAAGCATACTTTGCAACTACCAAGGGTGCATCGAATGCGTTGTTGAAAAAGTCGGGCATGAAACCGGCCGATTTCAAGTACGCGATCTTCCATCAGCCGAACGGTAAGTTCCCACAGCGCGTCTCCCGCGAACTCGGGTTTACGCAGGAACAGATCGATCCGGGTTGGCTTGCGCCTCGGTTGGGCAACACCTACTCGGGTGCATCGCCGATAGGGCTGTCGGCCACGCTTGACGTATCCGATCCGGGCGACATGATTTTCATGTGTTCTTACGGTTCCGGCGCCGGTGCGGATTCTTTCATTTGGAAAGTGACCGACCGCATCAACGAAGTGCGCGATCTGACCGTGCGCACGCACAAACTGTTGGATGAAAACGTGACTTATATCGACTACGGCACCTACGCCAAGTTCCGTCACAAAATCAAAAAGAACTATTAA